The following proteins come from a genomic window of Salvia hispanica cultivar TCC Black 2014 chromosome 4, UniMelb_Shisp_WGS_1.0, whole genome shotgun sequence:
- the LOC125218639 gene encoding RING-H2 finger protein ATL48-like, giving the protein MMGAVNSELEDLFHDKKRVRNPLVPIGAFMTAGVLTAGLISFRQGNSRLGQKLMRARVVVQGATVALMVGTAYYYGENF; this is encoded by the exons ATG ATGGGTGCTGTCAATTCGGAATTAGAAGACCTATTTCATGATAAAAAGCGAGTCAGGAATCCCCTTGTACCCATTG GTGCTTTCATGACGGCAGGGGTGCTGACGGCCGGTTTGATCAGTTTCAGGCAGGGAAACTCTCGTTTAGGTCAGAAGTTAATGAGGGCTCGCGTAGTTGTACAAGGTGCTACAGTTGCACTCATGGTTGGCACAGCTTACTACTATGGTGAAAATTTTTGA
- the LOC125218835 gene encoding FT-interacting protein 3-like: protein MDARLSQAENTHPDELDEEFDTFPTSRPSDLVRMRYDRLRSIAGRVQSVIGDLATQGERALSILGWRDPRATAIVIIFSLIWAVFLYVTPFQVVAVLVGLYILRHPRFRSKLPSVPVNFFKRLTARSDSLI from the coding sequence ATGGATGCTCGTCTCTCTCAGGCCGAGAACACCCATCCAGATGAGCTGGATGAGGAGTTCGACACATTCCCAACATCCCGGCCATCTGACCTAGTGAGGATGAGATATGACAGGTTAAGAAGCATAGCAGGCAGAGTGCAGTCCGTGATTGGAGACCTGGCCACACAAGGGGAGAGGGCACTGTCGATACTGGGGTGGAGAGATCCAAGGGCAACAGCCATCGTCATCATCTTCTCTTTAATCTGGGCTGTGTTTCTGTATGTCACTCCATTTCAAGTTGTAGCAGTGCTCGTTGGCCTTTACATTCTTCGACACCCGCGGTTTCGGAGCAAGCTGCCATCGGTTCCTGTCAATTTCTTCAAAAGACTAACAGCAAGGTCAGACTCTCTAATATGA
- the LOC125218816 gene encoding myb-related protein 330-like has protein sequence MGRSPCCEKAHTNKGAWTKDEDQRLINYIRAHGEGNWRSLPKSAGLLRCGKSCRLRWINYLRPDLKRGNFSEEEDEIIIKLHSLLGNRWSLIAGRLPGRTDNEIKNYWNTHIKRKLISSGVDPQTHRPRSSGPPSKDNSSSAHDSTTTEEESCVDLELSIGLPSHSHSSKYMKSASSSSAESKSIHDFLWPLGF, from the exons ATGGGGCGGTCGCCTTGCTGTGAGAAAGCTCACACCAACAAAGGTGCTTGGACTAAGGATGAAGATCAACGCCTCATCAATTACATACGAGCTCACGGCGAGGGGAATTGGCGCTCTCTCCCTAAATCTGCAG GATTGCTGAGGTGCGGAAAGAGCTGCAGGTTGAGATGGATTAATTACCTGAGGCCTGATTTGAAAAGGGGGAATTTcagtgaagaagaagatgagatCATTATCAAACTCCATAGTTTGTTGGGAAATAG ATGGTCTCTTATAGCAGGGAGATTGCCGGGAAGAACAGATAACGAGATCAAAAATTATTGGAACACGCACATCAAACGCAAGCTTATTAGCAGCGGCGTGGATCCGCAAACGCACCGCCCTAGAAGTTCAGGTCCTCCGTCCAAGGACAACTCGTCGTCGGCGCACGACAGTACCACGACGGAGGAGGAGAGCTGTGTGGATTTGGAGCTGTCGATTGGGCTGCCTTCGCACTCGCACTCGTCTAAGTATATGAAGAGTGCTTCTTCCTCCTCAGCTGAGTCTAAGTCGATCCACGACTTCTTGTGGCCTTTGGGTTTTTAG